In Opitutaceae bacterium TAV5, one genomic interval encodes:
- a CDS encoding heparinase, with amino-acid sequence MAGGVVLASAAAATTAAEEPAKRVFITPAEAQARMASDLAQWRKNLTPGVPHIAFTADSWRELRQTYAAAKGRQKEYFDSVIQRAQTLATKPAIAYRPPEEFVSPSLSLPSAKAELWQRDVGDNLTVSSMALALKDDPAIRKNIRDVVLTACEYPNWGLRSTGMHLASAHLSIGVAIAYDWHADIWSDAEKEIIRKTIRNHVGDIAAGLYGKVFWAGDYFTNHNHVSVAALGLCGLAFLDDIPEAAEWLAAATINFERAMSAANADGSTPEGFTYWSYSLGMIVRYIEGTRHVTGSEALYQKPFLQNTINYRLHGTTPGLGRLLPWGDVWTKATASTYSLFALAREYRSTEGQFLASSSPSKNMWSTLWYDPTLPATPPATLDYHATVVDLAASRTGWTPDDYLLSIKSGLNVRHHSHLDAGALALAFGDDWLLTAPGYGTGKADGTNGFWDRKGRRWTYFSTATESKSTLLIDGKNQRFDADARGTIDQFISTPAWCWTGVDLTQAYQDSNEVRRGLLHRRGDYILVLDSVRAPRPVTVEWLAQTLPAGTRFDSKTPARLSVKGKTGSLEIRSVFPSGLAFAPRKHTVKHYDLPEDRITTHTLKTTGSNVRYVTLLLPSASGEKNPVKDISVDETADGLRIRIHCAKRGGGEWTDVIDADSRIRSLTAVRTGEAAFSTAGETHP; translated from the coding sequence ATGGCTGGCGGAGTCGTGCTTGCCTCGGCCGCCGCCGCCACCACCGCCGCCGAAGAACCCGCGAAACGCGTTTTTATCACGCCCGCCGAAGCGCAAGCCCGCATGGCAAGCGACCTCGCGCAATGGCGGAAAAACCTCACGCCCGGCGTCCCGCATATTGCCTTTACCGCGGATTCATGGCGCGAACTGCGCCAGACCTATGCCGCCGCGAAAGGCCGCCAGAAAGAGTATTTCGACTCCGTCATCCAGCGGGCCCAAACCCTCGCGACCAAACCCGCGATCGCCTACCGCCCGCCGGAGGAATTTGTGTCGCCCTCCCTGTCGCTCCCTTCGGCCAAGGCGGAACTCTGGCAACGCGACGTGGGCGACAACCTGACCGTTTCGTCCATGGCTCTTGCGCTCAAGGACGATCCTGCCATCCGCAAAAACATCCGCGACGTGGTGCTCACCGCCTGTGAGTATCCAAACTGGGGATTGCGCTCCACCGGCATGCACCTCGCCTCGGCGCACCTCTCCATCGGCGTCGCCATCGCTTACGACTGGCACGCTGACATCTGGAGCGACGCGGAAAAAGAGATCATCCGCAAAACCATCCGCAATCACGTCGGCGACATCGCCGCCGGCCTCTACGGAAAAGTGTTCTGGGCCGGTGACTATTTCACCAACCACAACCACGTCAGCGTCGCCGCGCTCGGCCTCTGCGGGCTTGCGTTTCTCGACGATATCCCCGAGGCCGCCGAATGGCTCGCCGCCGCCACCATCAACTTCGAGCGCGCCATGTCCGCTGCCAACGCCGACGGCAGCACGCCGGAGGGTTTCACCTATTGGTCTTACAGCCTCGGAATGATCGTCCGCTACATCGAGGGCACCCGCCACGTCACCGGCTCCGAGGCGCTTTACCAAAAACCCTTCCTCCAAAATACCATCAACTACCGGCTGCACGGCACCACACCTGGCCTTGGACGCCTGTTGCCGTGGGGCGATGTCTGGACGAAAGCCACGGCCTCGACCTATTCCCTTTTTGCCCTGGCCCGCGAATATCGCTCCACCGAAGGTCAGTTCCTTGCCAGCAGTTCGCCCTCCAAAAACATGTGGTCCACCCTCTGGTATGATCCGACGCTTCCTGCCACTCCGCCCGCGACGCTCGACTATCATGCCACGGTCGTTGACCTCGCCGCCAGCCGCACCGGCTGGACGCCAGACGATTACCTGCTCTCCATCAAATCCGGCCTCAACGTCCGCCATCACAGCCACCTCGACGCCGGAGCCCTCGCCCTCGCGTTTGGCGACGACTGGCTTCTCACCGCTCCGGGATACGGCACCGGGAAAGCCGATGGCACCAATGGCTTCTGGGACCGCAAGGGGCGGCGCTGGACCTACTTTTCAACCGCCACCGAATCCAAGAGCACGCTGCTCATCGACGGGAAAAACCAGCGTTTCGACGCGGATGCCCGCGGCACGATTGACCAGTTCATTTCCACCCCCGCCTGGTGCTGGACTGGCGTCGATCTGACGCAGGCGTATCAGGATTCCAACGAGGTGAGACGCGGCCTTCTACATCGCCGCGGGGATTACATCCTGGTGCTGGACAGTGTGCGCGCTCCGCGTCCCGTCACGGTCGAGTGGCTTGCGCAAACGCTCCCGGCCGGCACCCGGTTCGACAGCAAGACTCCGGCTCGCCTCTCGGTTAAGGGGAAAACGGGTTCATTGGAAATTCGCAGCGTCTTTCCGTCCGGCCTCGCGTTCGCGCCGCGCAAGCATACGGTCAAACACTACGACTTGCCGGAAGATCGTATCACCACTCACACCCTCAAGACGACGGGAAGCAACGTCCGCTACGTCACGCTCCTGCTTCCGTCCGCCTCCGGGGAGAAAAATCCGGTCAAGGACATCTCGGTCGATGAGACGGCCGACGGTCTCCGTATCCGGATTCACTGTGCGAAGAGGGGAGGAGGGGAATGGACGGATGTTATCGATGCGGATTCCCGTATTCGCAGCCTGACCGCCGTTCGCACCGGCGAAGCCGCATTCTCCACTGCCGGTGAGACGCATCCGTAA
- a CDS encoding 3-isopropylmalate dehydrogenase produces the protein MSTSTLKFAVLPGDYIGPEVMTEALRVLEHVAKQENLALSYRTADVGGAGIDNHGKALPESTLALCRESDAILFGSVGGPKWEKLPPAEQPERAALLPLRKAFSLFANIRPGLLYKDLVDASPLKPERIPNGIDIVCIRELTGGIYFGQPKSTTTLENGEQQAIDTMVYKTSEIERIAEVAAVTARARGKKVCSVDKANVLETSVLWRKVVTAYFAKNHPDLALSHMYVDNAAMQLARDPNQFDVLFTENMFGDILSDEMAVICGSLGMLSSASLGTGKNSLGKPFGLYEPAGGTAPDIAGKGLANPCAQILSGALMLRYSFGLDALATRIEAAVRKTVAVDGHRTGDIAFGRPSIGTRAMADAIIANL, from the coding sequence ATGTCCACGTCCACGCTCAAATTCGCCGTTCTTCCTGGAGACTACATCGGACCCGAGGTCATGACCGAGGCCCTTCGCGTGCTCGAACACGTCGCGAAGCAGGAAAACCTCGCTCTCTCGTACCGGACCGCCGACGTCGGCGGCGCCGGCATCGACAACCACGGCAAGGCCCTGCCCGAGTCCACCCTCGCCCTCTGCCGCGAATCCGACGCCATCCTCTTCGGCTCCGTCGGCGGCCCGAAGTGGGAAAAACTCCCCCCGGCCGAGCAGCCCGAGCGCGCCGCGCTCCTGCCGCTGCGCAAGGCGTTCAGCCTCTTCGCCAACATCCGCCCCGGCCTCCTGTACAAGGACCTCGTCGACGCCTCCCCGCTCAAGCCCGAGCGCATCCCCAACGGCATCGACATCGTCTGCATCCGCGAGCTCACCGGCGGCATCTATTTCGGCCAGCCCAAGTCCACGACCACACTCGAAAACGGCGAACAGCAGGCGATCGACACCATGGTTTACAAGACCAGCGAGATCGAACGCATTGCCGAGGTGGCCGCCGTCACCGCCCGCGCCCGCGGCAAAAAAGTCTGCTCGGTGGACAAGGCCAACGTCCTCGAAACCTCCGTCCTCTGGCGCAAGGTGGTCACCGCGTACTTCGCGAAAAACCATCCCGACCTCGCCCTCTCGCACATGTACGTGGACAACGCCGCCATGCAGCTCGCGCGCGATCCCAACCAGTTCGACGTGCTGTTTACGGAAAACATGTTCGGCGACATCCTTTCCGACGAGATGGCCGTCATCTGCGGTTCGCTCGGCATGCTCAGCAGCGCCTCGCTCGGCACCGGCAAAAATTCCCTCGGCAAGCCCTTCGGCCTCTACGAACCGGCCGGCGGCACCGCGCCCGACATCGCGGGCAAGGGCCTGGCCAACCCCTGCGCGCAAATCCTCAGCGGCGCGCTGATGTTGCGTTACAGCTTCGGCCTCGACGCCCTCGCCACCCGCATCGAGGCGGCGGTGAGAAAGACCGTCGCCGTGGACGGCCACCGCACCGGCGACATCGCCTTTGGCCGCCCGAGCATCGGCACCAGGGCGATGGCCGACGCCATCATCGCGAATCTCTGA
- a CDS encoding nitroreductase, translated as MKPLLDHQQVLTALESRYATKQFDAQRKISDADWAVLEKSLVLAPSSFGIQPWKFLVIDTPELREKLKAVTWGQGQVTDAARYVVLLVRKGIDEAWIDRYLVRTAEVRGTTVEALAPFKKAIMGTVNAYTANGKLDGWSSRQVYIAFGQFMTTAAVLGIDTCPIEGLDPAKYDEILGLAGTGYATLGAVAAGYRSVNDKYATTPKVRFPLAEVIEHR; from the coding sequence ATGAAGCCTCTTCTCGATCATCAACAGGTGTTAACCGCTCTCGAATCGCGTTATGCGACGAAGCAATTCGATGCGCAGCGCAAGATCAGCGACGCCGACTGGGCCGTCCTGGAAAAATCCCTCGTGCTCGCGCCGTCGTCGTTCGGCATCCAGCCATGGAAATTTCTGGTAATCGACACGCCCGAACTCCGCGAAAAGCTGAAGGCCGTCACCTGGGGTCAGGGTCAGGTCACGGATGCCGCCCGCTACGTGGTGCTGCTCGTGCGCAAGGGCATCGACGAGGCCTGGATCGACCGCTACCTGGTCCGCACCGCCGAGGTCCGCGGCACCACGGTGGAGGCGCTGGCGCCGTTCAAGAAGGCCATTATGGGCACCGTCAATGCGTACACGGCCAACGGCAAACTCGATGGCTGGTCGTCGCGCCAGGTTTACATTGCGTTCGGCCAGTTCATGACGACGGCGGCCGTGCTCGGCATCGACACCTGTCCGATCGAAGGGCTCGATCCGGCAAAATACGACGAGATCCTCGGCCTGGCCGGCACCGGCTACGCCACGCTCGGCGCGGTGGCCGCCGGCTATCGTTCCGTGAACGACAAGTATGCGACCACGCCCAAGGTGCGTTTCCCGCTCGCCGAGGTGATCGAGCATCGCTGA
- a CDS encoding riboflavin synthase, translating into MSLDAPAPATINAAGFSFGIVAARYNPELVDALVAQVRDQLLAAGAASGDVTVLRVPGSNELPVATQLLLRRQPALDAVIGLGVIIRGDTLHYQLVAEASQQGLHRVSLDAGVPVIVGVVVAENAQQAEDRCRGPVNRGAEFARAALEMAALKRSLSSETSTAASASSTSASR; encoded by the coding sequence ATGAGTCTCGACGCGCCAGCACCCGCCACCATCAACGCCGCCGGTTTTTCCTTCGGTATCGTCGCCGCCCGCTACAACCCCGAACTGGTGGACGCCCTCGTCGCCCAGGTGCGCGACCAGCTTCTCGCCGCCGGCGCGGCGTCCGGGGATGTGACCGTCCTGCGCGTGCCCGGCTCCAACGAGCTTCCCGTCGCGACGCAGCTCCTGCTTCGCCGCCAGCCGGCACTCGATGCCGTGATCGGCCTCGGCGTCATCATCCGCGGCGACACCCTTCATTATCAGCTCGTCGCCGAAGCCTCGCAGCAAGGGCTGCACCGCGTGTCGCTCGACGCCGGCGTGCCGGTCATCGTCGGCGTGGTGGTCGCCGAAAACGCGCAGCAGGCCGAGGACCGTTGTCGCGGGCCGGTCAACCGCGGCGCCGAATTCGCCCGCGCCGCGCTCGAGATGGCGGCGCTGAAACGGTCGCTTTCTTCCGAAACATCCACCGCCGCATCCGCTTCCTCCACCTCCGCCTCCCGATGA
- a CDS encoding nitrogen utilization protein B, whose amino-acid sequence MSKALFAQRRDSRAAAMQYLFAWSLNSPSNLAEDLRTFFETLPNPREHYAYAEEVIHGVLQNIADIDGRIRTLAQNWEFDRIARIDLAILRLAIYEMIFRKDVPPVVSINEAVNLSKEYSNADAKRFINGILDRLKDQVGRDARKVGTE is encoded by the coding sequence ATGAGCAAAGCCCTTTTCGCCCAGCGCCGCGACAGCCGCGCCGCCGCCATGCAATACCTGTTTGCGTGGAGTCTCAATTCCCCGTCCAACCTCGCCGAGGACCTGCGCACGTTTTTCGAAACCCTGCCCAATCCGCGCGAGCACTACGCCTACGCCGAAGAAGTGATCCACGGCGTGCTGCAAAACATCGCCGACATCGACGGCCGCATCCGCACGCTGGCGCAGAACTGGGAATTCGACCGCATCGCCCGCATCGACCTGGCGATCCTCCGGCTGGCGATCTACGAAATGATTTTCCGCAAGGACGTGCCCCCGGTCGTCTCGATCAACGAGGCGGTCAACCTTTCCAAGGAATATTCCAACGCCGACGCCAAGCGTTTCATCAACGGCATCCTCGACCGCCTC